In Prevotella sp. oral taxon 475, one DNA window encodes the following:
- the coaW gene encoding type II pantothenate kinase, whose translation MGIVIGIDVGISTTKIVGINRDSIVISPLRIKATDPITSLYGAFGKYLYDNKISLSDVEQVMLTGVGSAYIDTPIYGLPTGKAEEFLADGLGARYETGLDRMIVVSMGTGTSLVQCDGPRIEHIGGIGIGGGTLQGLSRILLKTDDIKQVSTLAMQGDISNINLLIGDISAQPLPGLPMDATASLFGNAKSNASREDIALGLVCLVLQSIGSGTILSSLNTGIKEFVLIGNLTLLPQCKEVFPAMERLYHVHFRIPKYSEFCTAIGAALHYFKTHHEAHPK comes from the coding sequence ATGGGAATCGTCATCGGTATCGACGTGGGCATCAGCACCACTAAAATTGTAGGCATCAATCGCGACAGCATCGTCATCTCGCCGCTACGCATTAAAGCCACCGATCCCATCACCTCGCTCTACGGGGCTTTTGGGAAATATCTCTACGACAACAAAATCAGTCTCTCAGACGTTGAACAAGTGATGCTCACCGGCGTGGGATCAGCCTACATCGACACACCCATTTACGGACTACCCACCGGTAAGGCCGAGGAATTTCTGGCTGACGGACTAGGAGCGCGCTACGAAACCGGTCTCGACCGTATGATTGTCGTCAGCATGGGCACAGGAACCTCGCTTGTTCAGTGTGATGGTCCTCGCATCGAACATATCGGCGGCATCGGCATCGGCGGCGGAACCCTTCAAGGCCTGTCGCGCATTCTGCTCAAGACCGATGACATCAAGCAAGTGTCTACCCTGGCCATGCAAGGCGACATCTCGAACATCAACCTCCTTATTGGTGACATCAGTGCCCAACCTCTGCCCGGACTGCCGATGGATGCCACAGCCAGTCTCTTCGGCAACGCCAAGAGCAACGCCTCGCGCGAGGACATTGCCCTGGGTCTGGTCTGCCTCGTGCTCCAATCCATTGGCAGCGGTACTATCCTCTCCTCTCTCAACACAGGCATCAAAGAGTTTGTCCTCATCGGCAACCTCACCCTCCTGCCACAGTGCAAAGAGGTATTTCCGGCCATGGAACGGCTCTACCACGTGCACTTCCGCATCCCCAAATACAGCGAATTCTGTACTGCCATCGGGGCAGCCCTCCACTATTTCAAAACCCATCACGAAGCCCATCCGAAATAA